A genome region from Archaeoglobus fulgidus DSM 4304 includes the following:
- a CDS encoding CBS domain-containing protein, which yields MVDLDLTQIQKDILYALITLYKKKSGGSVKGEEIAELINRNPGTVRNQMQALRALGLVEGVPGPKGGYRPTSKAYELLSVTRPEESVVVPVVVNGNVMEELSAEEIVLPSISNPNICQARIRIIGDIKKINPGDSVIVGPTPVNEMMVYGKVVGRDDTENTIVLDIEKIVALPKDTVGEHMSSPIISVDAEESVVNAAKVLAENGIYCTPVQKNGKFVGIFTLDHVAKAVAEGKLNAKVEEVMRPKLVMVEKDTKIGEALRLMRDEKVRILLVTDKGEPVGVITDQKILTRLAPEQVET from the coding sequence ATGGTTGATCTGGATTTGACCCAGATTCAGAAGGACATACTGTATGCTTTGATAACGCTGTATAAGAAGAAATCTGGCGGATCGGTGAAAGGAGAGGAGATTGCAGAACTCATTAACAGAAATCCCGGAACCGTAAGAAACCAGATGCAGGCTTTAAGGGCACTGGGGCTTGTGGAGGGTGTACCGGGACCGAAAGGTGGTTACAGACCGACTTCAAAGGCCTACGAGCTTCTGTCAGTAACGAGACCGGAGGAATCCGTTGTTGTTCCGGTAGTCGTAAACGGAAACGTTATGGAGGAGCTCTCTGCGGAAGAGATCGTTTTGCCCTCTATATCAAATCCAAACATCTGTCAAGCGAGAATAAGGATTATTGGAGATATCAAGAAGATTAATCCGGGAGACAGCGTAATTGTAGGCCCCACACCCGTCAACGAGATGATGGTTTACGGAAAGGTGGTTGGTAGGGATGACACCGAGAACACGATCGTACTCGACATTGAGAAAATCGTCGCTCTGCCGAAGGACACGGTTGGCGAGCACATGTCTTCACCGATAATCTCCGTAGATGCCGAAGAGTCTGTTGTAAACGCAGCAAAGGTTCTTGCCGAAAACGGAATCTACTGCACACCAGTCCAGAAGAACGGCAAGTTCGTGGGAATCTTCACTCTCGACCACGTGGCAAAGGCGGTTGCCGAAGGAAAGCTGAATGCGAAGGTTGAAGAAGTGATGAGACCGAAGCTCGTGATGGTTGAAAAGGACACCAAGATAGGTGAGGCCCTTAGACTGATGAGAGATGAGAAGGTAAGGATACTGCTCGTCACAGATAAGGGAGAGCCAGTTGGAGTCATTACCGACCAGAAGATTCTGACGAGGCTCGCGCCCGAGCAGGTGGAAACTTAA
- the cobB2 gene encoding NAD-dependent protein deacylase Cob2 — MEDEIRKAAEILAKSKHAVVFTGAGISAESGIPTFRGEDGLWRKYDPEEVASISGFKRNPRAFWEFSMEMKDKLFAEPNPAHYAIAELERMGIVKAVITQNIDMLHQRAGSRRVLELHGSMDKLDCLDCHETYDWSEFVEDFNKGEIPRCRKCGSYYVKPRVVLFGEPLPQRTLFEAIEEAKHCDAFMVVGSSLVVYPAAELPYIAKKAGAKMIIVNAEPTMADPIFDVKIIGKAGEVLPKIVEEVKRLRSEK, encoded by the coding sequence ATGGAGGATGAGATAAGGAAAGCGGCAGAGATTCTTGCCAAATCGAAGCACGCGGTTGTTTTCACAGGTGCAGGAATTTCGGCCGAGAGTGGTATTCCCACGTTCAGGGGCGAGGATGGGTTGTGGAGAAAGTACGACCCTGAGGAGGTCGCCTCAATTTCGGGATTCAAGAGAAACCCAAGGGCCTTTTGGGAGTTTTCTATGGAAATGAAGGATAAGCTGTTTGCAGAGCCAAATCCCGCTCACTACGCCATAGCGGAGCTGGAAAGGATGGGGATTGTGAAGGCCGTCATCACTCAGAACATAGACATGCTGCATCAGAGGGCGGGGAGCAGGAGAGTTCTGGAGCTTCACGGAAGTATGGACAAGCTCGACTGCCTCGATTGCCACGAAACATACGACTGGAGCGAGTTTGTAGAGGATTTCAACAAAGGCGAAATCCCGCGCTGCAGGAAATGCGGCAGCTACTACGTCAAGCCGAGAGTGGTGCTTTTTGGTGAGCCACTACCGCAGAGAACGCTATTCGAAGCGATTGAAGAGGCAAAGCACTGCGATGCATTTATGGTGGTTGGCTCTAGCCTCGTGGTTTATCCCGCTGCTGAGCTCCCCTACATTGCGAAGAAGGCTGGAGCGAAAATGATCATCGTAAATGCGGAGCCAACAATGGCTGACCCCATTTTTGACGTTAAAATCATCGGAAAGGCCGGAGAAGTTTTGCCAAAAATCGTAGAGGAGGTCAAGCGGTTGAGGAGTGAAAAATAA
- a CDS encoding formate--phosphoribosylaminoimidazolecarboxamide ligase: MRDKILSVLEDYDKANIHIGTIGSHSALNILKGAKDEGFSTVCICREREKKVYESFGVADKFVIVSDYSDLLDENIQEELRHLNTILIPHGSFNAYIGKFDSLLLPMFGNRELMIWETDRDRQREWLERSGVRMPKKYSRPEEIEGLAIVKYPGAKGGKGYFIVSSPEEFYEISDEMVKKGLIGEEDIKNAEIQEYILGANIYFSFFYSPVYGRVELIAVDRRYESTADALGKVPAKEQIRANINPTYTVIGNFPVVLRESLLVQAFEAAEGIVEVSKEIAYPGMVGAFCIESIFDENALMYVFEISARIVAGTNVGIPTSPYSYILFGENMYMGRRIAREIKLAAEKDMLGELIY, encoded by the coding sequence ATGAGGGATAAGATACTCTCAGTCCTCGAAGATTATGATAAGGCAAACATCCACATAGGGACGATTGGAAGCCATTCGGCACTCAACATCCTCAAAGGGGCAAAGGATGAGGGGTTCAGCACGGTCTGCATTTGCAGGGAGAGGGAGAAAAAGGTTTACGAGAGCTTCGGGGTTGCTGATAAGTTCGTAATCGTTTCAGACTATTCAGATTTACTTGATGAAAACATTCAGGAAGAGCTTAGGCACTTGAACACAATTTTAATCCCTCACGGCTCCTTCAACGCCTACATCGGTAAATTCGATTCGTTGCTGCTACCGATGTTCGGAAACAGAGAGCTGATGATTTGGGAAACGGACAGGGACAGGCAGAGAGAGTGGCTGGAAAGGTCAGGAGTCAGAATGCCGAAGAAATACAGCAGGCCAGAGGAGATAGAGGGGCTGGCCATTGTAAAGTATCCGGGGGCGAAAGGGGGAAAGGGTTACTTCATAGTGTCCTCCCCAGAGGAATTTTATGAAATTTCGGATGAAATGGTGAAAAAAGGGCTTATTGGTGAGGAGGACATCAAAAACGCTGAAATACAGGAGTACATTCTCGGTGCGAACATTTACTTCTCCTTCTTCTACTCCCCGGTTTACGGAAGGGTTGAGCTAATAGCGGTGGACAGAAGGTATGAATCAACTGCGGATGCTTTGGGCAAGGTTCCGGCGAAGGAGCAGATTAGAGCTAACATAAACCCAACATACACCGTTATCGGCAACTTTCCGGTGGTTCTACGAGAGTCTCTGCTCGTGCAGGCATTCGAGGCAGCTGAGGGCATCGTTGAGGTATCCAAGGAGATAGCCTACCCCGGCATGGTCGGAGCATTCTGCATTGAGTCAATTTTTGATGAGAACGCACTGATGTACGTCTTTGAGATTTCTGCAAGAATTGTGGCAGGGACGAATGTCGGAATTCCGACCTCTCCATACTCCTACATTCTCTTTGGAGAGAACATGTACATGGGGAGGAGAATAGCGAGGGAGATAAAGCTTGCAGCGGAGAAGGACATGCTCGGCGAGTTGATTTACTGA
- a CDS encoding winged helix-turn-helix domain-containing protein — translation MSSWEKYSDSIEKSRIYHERYHKAVANPVRKEILKMIAEGKNEDEIMEKLKLSKKELDYHLKILEWGFCIERKDGGWKITKEGEIIDYL, via the coding sequence ATGTCAAGCTGGGAAAAGTACAGCGATAGCATCGAGAAGAGCAGGATATACCACGAGAGGTATCACAAGGCTGTCGCGAATCCAGTCAGAAAGGAAATCCTGAAGATGATAGCGGAGGGAAAGAATGAGGACGAAATTATGGAAAAGCTGAAGTTGAGCAAAAAGGAGCTCGATTACCACCTCAAAATCCTTGAGTGGGGTTTCTGCATTGAAAGGAAGGATGGAGGTTGGAAAATAACCAAGGAGGGTGAGATAATTGACTACCTCTGA
- a CDS encoding carbon-nitrogen family hydrolase: MTTSEKIRIALAQQRILPDREVNIMKGMSLIKRAIQVRADMVILPEVFNTGFYKHNYETVEPLEEELSLLLKISEQKDIMIITGVAEREGDDLYNSAVIIHKGKIIGKYRKTHLFPLTNEKKYFKAGDKLEVFETHLGKIGLLICYEVRFPELSRKLVKMGAEIIVIPAEFPKERIDHWRVLLQARAIENQVFVAGVNCVEGDLDYGGHSMLIDPMGTVLIEASEYQEVMMSDIRLGDVYEVRKKFPFLNDLREELL, encoded by the coding sequence TTGACTACCTCTGAGAAAATCCGTATAGCTCTGGCTCAGCAGAGAATTCTGCCCGACAGAGAAGTGAACATAATGAAGGGGATGAGCCTTATCAAGAGGGCCATTCAAGTAAGGGCAGACATGGTAATACTGCCAGAGGTCTTCAACACGGGATTCTACAAGCACAACTATGAGACCGTAGAGCCGCTGGAGGAAGAGCTCTCTCTGCTGCTGAAGATTTCGGAACAGAAGGACATAATGATTATAACTGGCGTTGCGGAAAGGGAGGGGGATGACCTCTACAATTCGGCAGTCATTATCCACAAGGGGAAAATAATAGGTAAGTATCGGAAAACCCACCTATTCCCCCTTACGAACGAGAAAAAGTACTTCAAGGCGGGGGATAAGCTTGAAGTTTTTGAGACGCATCTTGGCAAAATAGGCCTGCTGATATGCTACGAAGTGAGATTTCCGGAGCTTTCCAGAAAGCTTGTCAAGATGGGAGCTGAAATCATAGTCATTCCGGCGGAGTTTCCCAAAGAGAGGATAGACCACTGGAGGGTGCTTCTTCAGGCCAGAGCAATTGAGAATCAGGTTTTCGTAGCAGGTGTGAACTGCGTTGAGGGCGACCTCGATTACGGGGGGCACTCCATGCTCATCGACCCGATGGGCACGGTTCTTATCGAGGCATCTGAATATCAGGAGGTCATGATGAGCGATATAAGGCTAGGGGACGTTTACGAGGTCAGGAAAAAATTCCCCTTCCTGAACGATTTGAGAGAAGAGCTCCTATGA
- a CDS encoding uroporphyrinogen-III synthase produces MKVLILRPAELLSETIRRFREEGFDAYGCPFIKLIYTDFDVPEHDFAIVTSQNAARVLRERGVRLKRVIAIGKKTAELIEAEEVLLPSKFDSETLYEEFAEMLRGKRVVAFRSNAGSEAVKRLSEVADFREIQVYRIEKLQGEEQRREVEKVREGFYDAIVFSSSMIARSLLELCDEKCLEALKNIFVVAIGPPTAKVLAEKGIRAEIPEEYTFDGVIELLKSKKM; encoded by the coding sequence ATGAAAGTTCTGATTCTCCGTCCGGCTGAGCTGCTCAGCGAGACGATTAGGAGGTTCCGCGAGGAGGGATTCGACGCCTACGGATGCCCCTTCATAAAGCTAATCTACACAGATTTCGATGTTCCGGAGCACGACTTCGCGATAGTTACGAGCCAGAATGCTGCGCGAGTTTTGAGGGAGAGGGGTGTCAGGCTGAAAAGAGTAATAGCCATCGGCAAAAAAACCGCTGAGCTAATAGAGGCTGAGGAAGTGCTTTTGCCCTCAAAATTCGACTCCGAGACCCTTTACGAAGAATTTGCTGAAATGCTTAGGGGAAAAAGGGTGGTGGCCTTCAGGAGCAATGCTGGCAGTGAGGCAGTAAAAAGACTGTCGGAAGTGGCAGATTTCAGGGAAATCCAGGTTTACAGAATCGAAAAGCTGCAGGGAGAGGAGCAGAGAAGAGAGGTTGAGAAGGTTAGAGAGGGATTTTATGATGCAATTGTTTTCTCAAGCAGCATGATAGCGAGAAGCCTTCTTGAGCTGTGCGATGAAAAATGCTTAGAGGCCCTTAAGAACATCTTCGTTGTAGCCATCGGCCCTCCCACGGCAAAGGTTTTGGCTGAAAAGGGTATAAGGGCGGAGATACCGGAAGAGTACACATTTGATGGGGTGATAGAGCTTTTAAAGTCCAAGAAGATGTAG
- a CDS encoding radical SAM protein: MRRGGTAFSSKCKICGKAAPFSLPVCPECSKKDAALEIATSLHPPLYEKRVEGCNLCSNKCSGIALCGKPEYGKLTYYEDPLPTNCCNAWFCNGSKLTGTNLAVFYYGCNFDCLYCQNWTHKYFEDVRTVSVDELLRAAKNFRVRCVCHFGGSPEPQLPFALKFSRKALEFKEDLMICWEWNGAGNTSLALKAAELSSRSGGTVKFDLKAWNPNLHVLLTGRDNERVKDNFERIYDKHGEVLSATTLLVPYYVDEEEVEGIARFISSFSTEIPYSLLVFHPDYRMSDFPVTPVQQVKRCYKAAKKHLKNVNIGNLHLLGL, encoded by the coding sequence ATGAGGAGAGGAGGAACAGCTTTTTCGTCTAAGTGTAAGATCTGCGGTAAAGCCGCTCCTTTCTCTCTTCCAGTCTGCCCTGAGTGCTCCAAGAAAGATGCAGCTCTCGAAATCGCCACCTCACTTCACCCACCTCTATACGAGAAAAGAGTCGAGGGCTGCAACCTCTGCAGCAACAAATGCTCTGGTATTGCCCTTTGCGGCAAACCTGAATACGGCAAATTGACCTACTACGAAGACCCTTTGCCGACGAACTGCTGCAACGCCTGGTTTTGCAATGGGAGCAAGCTAACAGGGACGAATCTCGCCGTGTTTTACTACGGATGCAACTTCGACTGTCTTTACTGCCAGAACTGGACCCACAAATACTTCGAAGACGTCAGAACCGTTAGTGTTGACGAGCTTCTGCGTGCTGCGAAAAACTTCAGAGTCAGGTGCGTCTGCCATTTTGGGGGCTCACCCGAGCCGCAGCTCCCATTCGCTTTGAAGTTCAGCAGAAAAGCACTGGAATTCAAAGAAGACCTGATGATTTGCTGGGAGTGGAATGGGGCCGGAAACACCTCTCTGGCGTTAAAGGCCGCCGAATTAAGCTCAAGGTCTGGAGGAACTGTGAAGTTCGACCTCAAGGCGTGGAATCCAAATCTGCACGTTTTGCTTACGGGGAGAGATAATGAGAGGGTAAAGGACAACTTCGAGAGGATTTACGACAAACACGGAGAGGTGCTATCCGCAACAACACTGCTGGTGCCCTACTACGTTGATGAGGAGGAGGTGGAGGGTATTGCCCGGTTCATTTCCTCGTTCAGCACTGAAATTCCCTACAGCCTCCTCGTCTTCCATCCGGACTACAGAATGTCCGACTTCCCCGTCACCCCTGTGCAGCAGGTGAAGAGATGCTACAAAGCGGCCAAAAAACACCTTAAAAACGTGAACATCGGGAATCTACATCTTCTTGGACTTTAA
- a CDS encoding DUF22 domain-containing protein produces the protein MVVKVKMLYWVDEVGGRAESMEIELKPFGYRTAPITQWEVLIAAEDVEVEKGKPVIVRVEPVFLPGNTLVGPLSIMRHALGTLVDVVECGVPGRVEDEKCISRVLFLPVEDGVIKKGDMVGVLKVFYIKTGLLTRILGLEPPKVELKKGFHEANIVWRDNGNIYREPAKVTILGYMRSHIGVWELLVADETVRVKRGDVLRIRIKEVRLPPNTVVVPLPVMRNAFGTVLDVVQLGKPSRVEEEKTLHQAIFLAVEDGVIEEGDLIGVINVYYVGLGDFKPLVQDKPPQKVRIVYRSGDGIVKREVEVEPFGYRRSPVGKWEALIADESKPVRYGEPVVVKVKRVRVPPKTILYPLHIMRHAYGTVADVFCDCKPWKVEEGGEIKKVVFLPVMDGEIKEGELLGIINLHDVELSPLGRVRQWLDNWLTEMGRTFDEGDWPLW, from the coding sequence ATGGTTGTGAAGGTAAAAATGTTGTACTGGGTTGATGAGGTGGGGGGAAGGGCTGAATCAATGGAAATCGAACTCAAGCCCTTTGGCTATAGAACCGCTCCCATAACTCAATGGGAAGTGCTTATAGCTGCTGAAGATGTGGAGGTCGAGAAGGGAAAACCCGTAATCGTAAGAGTTGAGCCGGTTTTCCTTCCTGGAAACACCCTTGTCGGACCTCTAAGTATCATGAGACACGCTCTTGGCACCTTAGTTGATGTCGTGGAGTGCGGAGTTCCGGGCAGGGTTGAGGATGAGAAGTGCATAAGCAGGGTCCTGTTTCTTCCAGTCGAGGATGGTGTTATAAAGAAGGGTGACATGGTAGGTGTTCTTAAAGTTTTCTATATAAAGACGGGGCTGCTTACAAGAATTCTGGGGCTTGAGCCACCGAAAGTTGAACTAAAGAAGGGATTCCACGAAGCCAACATAGTCTGGAGGGACAACGGCAACATCTACAGAGAACCTGCAAAGGTGACAATTCTGGGCTATATGAGGAGCCACATTGGTGTATGGGAACTTCTCGTTGCGGATGAAACGGTGAGGGTGAAGAGGGGTGACGTGCTGAGAATCAGAATAAAGGAGGTCAGACTACCACCTAACACCGTTGTTGTGCCACTGCCTGTGATGAGAAACGCCTTTGGGACGGTGCTGGACGTGGTACAGCTCGGAAAGCCGAGCAGAGTTGAGGAAGAGAAGACACTACACCAGGCGATATTCCTCGCAGTGGAGGACGGAGTGATTGAGGAAGGAGACCTCATCGGAGTTATAAACGTCTATTACGTCGGATTGGGGGATTTCAAGCCTTTAGTGCAGGATAAGCCGCCGCAGAAAGTGAGAATCGTTTACAGGAGTGGTGACGGCATCGTAAAGAGGGAGGTAGAGGTTGAACCGTTCGGTTATAGGAGGAGTCCGGTTGGGAAGTGGGAGGCTCTCATTGCGGATGAAAGCAAGCCGGTTCGCTACGGGGAGCCAGTTGTCGTGAAAGTTAAGAGAGTTCGAGTCCCACCCAAAACAATTCTCTATCCCCTCCACATCATGAGACACGCCTATGGAACCGTTGCGGACGTTTTCTGCGACTGTAAGCCTTGGAAGGTTGAAGAAGGGGGAGAAATCAAAAAGGTAGTCTTCCTGCCCGTCATGGACGGAGAAATCAAAGAAGGAGAGTTGTTAGGTATAATAAACCTGCACGATGTCGAACTCAGCCCGCTAGGAAGGGTGAGGCAGTGGCTCGACAACTGGCTGACGGAGATGGGCAGAACGTTTGACGAGGGGGACTGGCCCCTCTGGTGA
- a CDS encoding DUF22 domain-containing protein produces the protein MKAEMLYWVDRVGGKVEKLEVELKPFGYKMAPVTQWKTLIADGDAEVERGKPTIIKVKTIEIPENTIVGPLNIMRHALGVVADVVECGIPGRVEEDKCVSQVLFVPIEDGVVKDGDLVGVLKVFFIRTGLLSRIPLLKPPKVELREEITEANITWRDNGNVYREKIRTKVFGYTRSHVGVWELLVADETVRVKRGDVLRIRIKEVRLPPNTVVVPLSIMRNATEPCLMSCSLASRAELRTRRESSRRCFLQWRTE, from the coding sequence ATGAAAGCCGAGATGCTGTACTGGGTGGACAGGGTAGGAGGCAAAGTCGAGAAGCTTGAAGTCGAGCTCAAACCTTTCGGATACAAAATGGCGCCCGTTACGCAGTGGAAGACTCTGATAGCGGATGGAGATGCAGAGGTCGAGAGGGGCAAACCTACGATTATAAAGGTGAAAACCATAGAAATCCCGGAGAACACGATTGTAGGCCCTCTGAACATAATGCGCCACGCCCTTGGAGTCGTTGCGGATGTTGTGGAGTGCGGAATTCCCGGCAGGGTTGAGGAGGACAAGTGCGTAAGCCAGGTTCTCTTCGTTCCGATTGAGGACGGTGTGGTAAAGGATGGGGACCTCGTTGGCGTTCTGAAGGTCTTCTTCATACGCACCGGATTGCTTTCCCGGATACCGCTATTAAAGCCGCCAAAGGTTGAGCTGAGGGAGGAGATAACCGAGGCGAACATAACTTGGAGGGATAACGGGAACGTTTACAGGGAGAAAATCAGGACGAAGGTCTTCGGATACACGAGGAGCCACGTCGGTGTGTGGGAGCTTCTCGTTGCGGATGAAACGGTGAGGGTGAAGAGGGGTGACGTGCTGAGAATCAGAATAAAGGAGGTCAGACTACCACCTAACACCGTTGTGGTGCCTCTGTCGATAATGAGGAACGCTACGGAACCGTGCTTGATGTCGTGCAGCTTGGCAAGCCGAGCAGAGTTGAGGACGAGAAGAGAATCCAGCAGGCGGTGTTTCTTGCAGTGGAGGACGGAGTGA
- a CDS encoding DUF22 domain-containing protein, with translation MLDVVQLGKPSRVEDEKRIQQAVFLAVEDGVIEEGDLIGVINVYFVGVDRLENVPIELETREVNIVYRTGGGIVRKKLSVDPFGYRRSANASWEVIIADERKEVRYGEPEIIKIKKIKIPKNTITYPMCIMRHAYGSFVDLYSDLPPRKVEEDRFVNYAVFLPIADGEVNRGEILGIINLYAVEVGSLTKVKQWMDRWLDEMGEAFAESDWPMW, from the coding sequence GTGCTTGATGTCGTGCAGCTTGGCAAGCCGAGCAGAGTTGAGGACGAGAAGAGAATCCAGCAGGCGGTGTTTCTTGCAGTGGAGGACGGAGTGATAGAGGAAGGGGACCTGATTGGAGTGATAAACGTTTACTTCGTCGGAGTTGATAGGCTTGAGAACGTCCCGATTGAACTCGAAACCAGAGAGGTGAACATAGTTTACAGGACGGGTGGGGGGATAGTGAGAAAGAAGCTGAGTGTTGACCCCTTCGGCTACAGAAGGTCTGCCAACGCGTCTTGGGAAGTGATAATAGCCGACGAGAGGAAGGAAGTAAGATACGGGGAGCCCGAAATTATAAAGATTAAGAAGATAAAGATTCCGAAGAACACGATAACCTACCCAATGTGCATAATGAGGCACGCCTACGGGTCCTTCGTGGACCTCTACTCAGACCTTCCACCCCGAAAGGTTGAAGAGGACAGATTCGTCAATTATGCGGTCTTCCTCCCAATCGCCGACGGTGAGGTGAATAGGGGGGAGATTCTTGGAATTATAAACCTCTATGCGGTCGAGGTTGGAAGCCTGACCAAGGTAAAGCAGTGGATGGATAGGTGGCTGGACGAGATGGGTGAGGCGTTTGCGGAATCCGACTGGCCGATGTGGTAG
- a CDS encoding sulfite exporter TauE/SafE family protein: MEYVMWMVLLFAFTFLIGIIAPISGVGGGVLFVPLTTAFFPFNIDFVRGAGLAIALTSALSSSPRLLEKGLANLRASIVIATVSIASSIAGSVLGLWITNEMPEGKHYITIALGISLFFIFAVMVKSKRVEFPEVDSVDSISAKLDLSGRWYEPSRDEVIEYRLTRLPYSLPAFAGVGLVAGMFGLGAGWANVPVLNLLMGAPLRVAVSTSMLIITLNDAAAMWVYIARGAVLPLIVVPSVFGVTLGARIGAMIAEKVRPRVIRLVVLGIMLFAAILDIEKGLAGLGVI; the protein is encoded by the coding sequence ATGGAGTACGTTATGTGGATGGTTTTGCTTTTTGCGTTCACGTTCCTGATCGGGATTATCGCCCCCATTTCGGGAGTGGGTGGGGGTGTGTTGTTCGTCCCCCTCACCACAGCCTTCTTTCCATTCAACATCGATTTTGTGAGAGGTGCCGGGCTGGCAATAGCACTTACCTCAGCCCTCTCTTCCTCACCAAGGCTTCTTGAGAAGGGTCTCGCAAATCTTAGAGCTTCGATCGTTATTGCGACAGTTTCAATAGCTTCATCGATTGCCGGAAGCGTTCTGGGGCTTTGGATAACCAATGAGATGCCAGAGGGAAAGCACTACATAACCATTGCCCTCGGCATATCTCTCTTCTTCATCTTCGCCGTGATGGTGAAGAGCAAGAGGGTGGAGTTTCCAGAAGTTGACAGTGTGGACTCAATCTCCGCAAAGCTCGACTTGAGCGGAAGGTGGTACGAGCCATCGAGGGATGAGGTGATTGAATACAGGCTCACAAGACTGCCCTACTCCCTCCCCGCCTTTGCCGGTGTTGGCCTGGTTGCGGGAATGTTTGGTCTCGGTGCGGGCTGGGCAAATGTGCCAGTGCTGAACCTGCTGATGGGCGCTCCGCTTAGGGTTGCAGTATCGACGAGCATGCTCATAATAACCCTCAACGACGCGGCTGCAATGTGGGTCTACATTGCCAGAGGTGCCGTTCTGCCGCTCATAGTTGTTCCATCGGTTTTCGGCGTGACTCTCGGAGCAAGGATAGGGGCGATGATTGCAGAGAAGGTCAGGCCGAGGGTGATAAGGCTGGTTGTGCTCGGAATCATGCTATTCGCCGCAATCCTCGACATAGAGAAGGGGCTTGCTGGTCTGGGGGTGATATGA
- a CDS encoding universal stress protein, whose translation MKSHERGRVILVIDDTDCGRVAAERLVFMARAGFRGDVFVVFGKDIEISPIASYEKEMKIYTSLRVKASKFVEFYRERLEEAGLEVKQVKIILGNVSEEVLRLEKLLNPDLIVFGMEKRGFLKRLLRGDPYKEIIYETKAPVMVCKAGYERKDVDYEKIRCAKCVMG comes from the coding sequence ATGAAATCACATGAAAGGGGAAGGGTTATCCTTGTAATCGACGACACGGATTGCGGGAGGGTTGCAGCCGAGAGGCTTGTTTTTATGGCAAGAGCCGGTTTCAGGGGAGATGTGTTCGTAGTTTTCGGCAAAGACATTGAAATATCCCCAATAGCGTCCTACGAGAAGGAGATGAAGATATACACCTCTCTGAGAGTTAAGGCTTCGAAGTTCGTGGAGTTCTACAGGGAGAGATTGGAGGAGGCAGGGCTTGAAGTGAAGCAGGTCAAGATAATCCTCGGAAACGTATCGGAGGAGGTGCTGAGGCTCGAAAAGCTGCTGAACCCCGACCTAATAGTTTTCGGAATGGAGAAAAGAGGCTTTCTGAAAAGGTTGTTGAGGGGGGACCCTTACAAGGAGATAATCTACGAAACCAAAGCACCGGTGATGGTCTGCAAGGCAGGATACGAAAGAAAAGACGTTGATTATGAAAAAATTAGGTGTGCAAAGTGCGTTATGGGCTGA